A genomic segment from Sparus aurata chromosome 20, fSpaAur1.1, whole genome shotgun sequence encodes:
- the lrrc3ca gene encoding leucine-rich repeat-containing protein 3B: MMSLPADWLLRHSVVMCLLLHSLVLMTFCFHHAATSCSKSCYCSESDSGGKTVRCSNLQLTEIPQDFPNDTRRIYLDFNLFTTVPTNAFAGLPHLVELDLSHNELSQLEQGAFRGLGSSLQFLDLSSNKLVNFNSEAFEGLQARANLTNNPWHCDCSLQMALPHVDLEPASLKGIVCQTSDPEEIGVQGLSFLLAPDIDLCVVMKRTTDVAMLVVMFGWFTMVISYLVYYVRANQEDARRHLEYLKSLPSKQGKSEESSTISTVV; encoded by the coding sequence ATGATGTCCCTACCTGCAGACTGGCTGCTGCGCCACTCAGTGGTCATGTGTTTGCTGCTGCACAGCCTGGTGCTGATGACCTTCTGCTTCCACCATGCTGCCACCAGTTGCTCCAAGAGCTGCTACTGCTCTGAGAGCGACAGCGGTGGAAAGACGGTGCGGTGCAGCAATCTGCAGCTCACAGAGATCCCCCAGGATTTCCCCAATGACACACGCCGCATCTACCTGGACTTCAACCTCTTCACAACAGTCCCAACGAATGCTTTTGCAGGTTTGCCCCATCTGGTTGAACTGGATCTATCACACAATGAATTAAGCCAGTTGGAGCAAGGGGCATTTAGAGGCTTGGGCTCCTCATTACAATTTCTAGACCTTTCTTCAAACAAGTTAGTAAACTTTAACTCTGAGGCCTTCGAAGGCCTGCAGGCTCGCGCCAATCTAACAAACAATCCATGGCATTGTGATTGCAGCTTGCAGATGGCCTTGCCTCACGTGGACCTGGAGCCTGCATCTCTGAAAGGCATTGTGTGCCAGACTTCAGATCCTGAGGAAATAGGAGTTCAAGGACTTTCCTTCCTGTTGGCACCAGACATAGACCTATGTGTGGTGATGAAGAGGACTACAGATGTGGCCATGCTAGTCGTCATGTTCGGCTGGTTCACCATGGTCATCTCCTACCTGGTCTACTATGTCAGGGCTAATCAGGAGGATGCCCGCAGACACCTGGAGTACCTCAAGTCGTTGCCTAGCAAGCAGGGCAAGTCGGAGGAGTCTTCCACCATTAGTACTGTGGTATAG